Part of the Candidozyma auris chromosome 4, complete sequence genome, ATTGCTCCCGTCAGAGCTGGGAAATGAATCCGAATCACCGGCTTGGGAGCAAAGCAATAATGAAATGTCGAAGAAACCTCCTCCAATGTCATTAAACAGCTCTCCCGTCAAAAATCTCGTTGGAAAAGAGCATGAAAATAATAATGCTTCTCTCATACGCAACAGGCTATCTATGCTTAATGTCGTCAACGTTGACTTTGACAAGTCATTGCCTACAACGCCTGATAAGATGAACTTCACTGTGGCAGTTCCCGACACACCCACGTCCAAAAAGCTGATTCTGCCCGACAGAAAGCAACCTCAATTGCAACGTACCAACAGCATGACTAAGTCATTTTCCATGaacaatttcaagaaggtaTTTAGTCGATCCACGAAGAACTCTGGCGATTCCAAGAAGGAGGTTTTTGGCAGCATTCTAAGGCTAAAGCCTTCGGGACCCACGAATACTGACGATCGTCAAAATATGTCTACATTCACACACTCCAATCTGTCCAGTGCCTCCATCTCAACAAGCTcgtcgaagaagagcaagcgcaaattcttcaagaccATTAAGATCTTGCCTGGCAGCAAACAGGAGGAAGTCACATCACCAGTATACAGCGTCAGAGCTAAGGTCCCATCTCCTGTgtttgaaaattttcaagAGGACACGCAAACACCCAACCTCTACAGTCTTCCTGCATTcgaagcagaagaaggtggGTTCGATGAtgttttgttgaagtttgatgaagtcGAGAAAGAGTTGGAGAACGAACAATTGGCTAATAAGCCAAAGGCTAAtgccttctttttgaaagatgatgagttgACGAGAGCCCAGATTGCAGATCAGCAAAGGAAAGATAACTTGAATTCTGATGAGTCGCTCCCTGAGAAACTAGCTGAATCCAGCAGCGAAGACACTGAAGAGCTGCCAGAGCCTCTTATTGCGGAGTGTCTGAAGTCAGAGCAAGACCTTCCATGGTCTCCTGGCTATGATGACTACGCCGCAGGCAGCCTCAGCGTCGATGTTGTTGACGAGGGCCCCAAAAGAGTGCGTTCAATCAAGCTTGATAAATCGCAATTGCAGGATATGTTGGACGACAAAGCCCATAGCAATCATTTCATTAAACACGTCAAACAAATGCGGGACATGGAACTGGTGGAGATTGTCGTCGAAGCTTTCAACCCCCATGAAAAGCGGGAAGACtcatcaccaccattgGCGAAAGTGATGAATTCGATCTTGAAGGACGGCAGTGTACCCAACGAATCGTCTAGTAAGGCGGTTAAATTTTCAAGCAAAGTTTCTATTAGCGAAACATATCCCTCGTACGTTTACAGAAGGTATAACAAGTCTGTGACGCAATATTACCTTACTGAGACCAGAGAGGtgaacaagatcaagaacgaaTTGAACGCTTACAAGTGCTACGAGATGTTGGTGCACGAGAAGTCGCAGAACAACACACAATTCTTCTATTGAAGAGGACGCATGCAAATATTAATCCGAACTTCGTTCATTTCTTCATAATGCATTAAGACTAATTAACTGCCTCTGTATGTAGAGTAGCTGTGGTTGCTCAATAGCAACGGCACATGGTAATGGTTATCAGGAGGATTCTCCACTTGGAAAATGATCTCAACGAATGGGAAAAATGTTCTGTTGCTGGAGTTCAAGTCGTGGAAGTACTTCCCTGTCAAAAACTTGATCTTGTAGATACCAGGCTTGAGATCAGACCACTTCGAGCTTGCTATTCCGAGATGAGATGCAGTAGAGTTGTCCAAAGAAGGATTGACAACCCAATTCTTGACCCTACCGTCGTTGTCTGTTTTACTCATGGCAAATGGTGTCTCTGGCAGATTGAGGTCGTACGCACCCTCATTAGACTTATCGGTGATTAGCGGGGAGATGTAGTAGATGGAGCAAGTAACGCCCTTTGCTGGCTTTCCCAAGCTTGTGTCCAAAATATGGCAGGTAATTGGATCGACAGACATGAATTGGGTACTTTGGGTGGAAATAAAAGTTGGCAGATTAGGGGCCATATATAGGTGCCGATAACGCCCCACTGTGGAGTGCACGTAGATATCGATCTCGGTGATGGCCGAAGCCCATCGAGAGTCTAAGTTGTTAGTCGAGAACGATGCATTGTTCATCACTGGACTTTTCAGCATTGCTCTGTGAATGAAAATCCACATCTGTGTTCACTTCCTCCTCCAGCTCAACAACAgagctcaacaactttgGGTCCATGCCTGTGCTCTCACTGGTAACATGTTCCGCGCCAGCCTCCAAGCAGATTGCATCTACGTGCAAATGTGAGTCCTCGGAGAAACTATCCAAAACGTGGAATTGTTGTGTGATCTGGCTGGCGGCGTCACTCAATCGTagcttctgcttctcaaGGCGATGCAAGTaatctttcttcagaaaccTTGGCTCACTCACAGCACCCTTGGACACTACGTATTCAGGATTATACTTCCATGAGTGCTTTAGAAGCCTCCGTGTGCTCAATATTTGTTTCCAGAACTCGATCTCGATTGCCAAATCGGGACCCAACGAAAGCACCGTGAGGCTGTCTCCGACAATCTGTCTCAGGTAGTCTTGGACAAACAGTGCACGCCCGACGACTTGGACTAAGGCGTcctcttcaaaatgctCATATACACAATGTTCTGGGATTTTCACGGTGATATGAGATACGTCGCCAGAGCAGTCATCCACAGTCAAGAGGTAGAAGTTGTTTGGGTTCCTGTCGCCGCCTGTGTCATAGTTCTTGTATGCGTAGGAAAGCACCCTTCCGAAGATCTTGACGCACCTTACCGGGTAgttgttgatcaaaatcGAGCCCTTGGTGTGTTCCTCGAGCCCCTGGACCCCGTACACTTGTAGCATGGTTTTCGCTTTGACAATGTCTCTGATGGCTAAAGGCACTACCTTGTCGAAGGTGGGGGCTAGGTGGAAGAGCTGGGGCGAGTAGAAGGTTTTACCCCATTTTCGTAGGGCTATGTGATTTTGTCCTGGCGCTATATCTCGTCGAAGCGCCATATCATTGTTTTAGATAGGGTAGAGGCGAGTATGTGGATCGAATGCAAGGCAGTGAGTATGTATTATGATTGTTGTGGTGCGAACCTGAtctggctgcgaaagcTTGCAGGGGACTAGAGATTGCCACAAAATCAACTGAAAGACATAAATAGGTGAAAGAATATGCTTCGAGGCGTTCTTCGAttgattttcatcaagaCCTCAATTTGTGTATGATGGAGTGGTGACGTTGACTCAAATAAAGCATGACATTGGGAAGGGCATCTTCAGACCCTCATACTGGCCCTTCTCATGTAATAAAAGGCTCAAACGTCTGTATAGCCCGTTTTCAGCTCACCCACTCATTGTAGCTTCTATTATTGTCTGGTGATAGGcctctttgttttctttactctctttttctgcAATTATGTGGAACTCCAATTCTGGTCACGTGCGCTTCCCTTCACTGGGTTACTTTGGGGACGAGATGAGATGAGACCTCAAGACCAACAAAGCTTCTGATGTCATTATTTGAGGTCAAGGGCTGGAATCTCAAGGCGGATAAGATTGCCGTTGGGGGCGCAAACCCaaatgacaagaagaagtctcagaagaaagagagaaaggagaagaagagaacgCTAGAGAGTGAGAAGACTGTTGACGTTAAGGCATCTGACAGTCAGAGATCTAGGGATACGAAACCAACGGAAGAGAAGtccagaaagaagaagaaaatcgaAAGAGTGGCATCAGATGATTCCACCCTTGAAGACAAGCACCTGAAAGTCAAAGACCATGAGAAAAGTGCTTCCAAACCCCACCCAAGCAAATCGGATCAGTTCATCACAAAAGAGCCTGCTTCTGAAAGAAAACTTACACCTTTGCAACAAAAGATGATGGCCAAGCTCTCGGGCTCCAGATTTAGGTGGATCAACGAACAATTATATACAACGTCGTCAGAGAATGCATTGAAACTAGTACAAGAGCAGCCAGCGTTGTTCGATGAGTATCACGAAGGATTTAGGTCGCAGGTGCAACTGTGGCCAGAAAATCCTGTCGACGTATTTGTTCAGCAGTTTGAAGCCCGAACAGCGAAGCCTGTCAATGCACCCGGCGGATTGCCTGGTTTGCCTGATAAGAGTATAGTAGTAGCCGATATGGGCTGTGGAGAAGCCCAATTGGCATTGGACATTCAAaattttgtcaagaaaCATAACAgcaaaaatcaaaagaagaaaggcGGAAAACAGCATGGTGATCGCAATGGACCCGCAAAATCTTTGAATGTGACGGTACACAG contains:
- the RRP8 gene encoding 25S rRNA (adenine645-N1)-methyltransferase, whose protein sequence is MSLFEVKGWNLKADKIAVGGANPNDKKKSQKKERKEKKRTLESEKTVDVKASDSQRSRDTKPTEEKSRKKKKIERVASDDSTLEDKHSKVKDHEKSASKPHPSKSDQFITKEPASERKLTPLQQKMMAKLSGSRFRWINEQLYTTSSENALKLVQEQPALFDEYHEGFRSQVQSWPENPVDVFVQQFEARTAKPVNAPGGLPGLPDKSIVVADMGCGEAQLALDIQNFVKKHNSKNQKKKGGKQHGDRNGPAKSLNVTVHSFDLKKANDRITVADIKNVPLPDESCSIVVFCLALMGTNFLDFVEEAYRILAPNGELWIAEIKSRFAESTNAKTRNAEDVGSEFVESLKLLGFFHKKTDNENKMFTRFEFFKPSKEIIAQRKAKLEKKKKFIEQETKREELESKRKERAEGEWLLKPCIYKRR
- the STN1 gene encoding Stn1p, yielding MALRRDIAPGQNHIALRKWGKTFYSPQLFHLAPTFDKVVPLAIRDIVKAKTMLQVYGVQGLEEHTKGSILINNYPVRCVKIFGRVLSYAYKNYDTGGDRNPNNFYLLTVDDCSGDVSHITVKIPEHCVYEHFEEDALVQVVGRASFVQDYSRQIVGDSLTVLSLGPDLAIEIEFWKQILSTRRLLKHSWKYNPEYVVSKGAVSEPRFSKKDYLHRLEKQKLRLSDAASQITQQFHVLDSFSEDSHLHVDAICLEAGAEHVTSESTGMDPKLLSSVVESEEEVNTDVDFHSQSNAEKSSDEQCIVLD